In Lonchura striata isolate bLonStr1 chromosome 14, bLonStr1.mat, whole genome shotgun sequence, one genomic interval encodes:
- the LOC144247123 gene encoding LOW QUALITY PROTEIN: protein FAM162B-like (The sequence of the model RefSeq protein was modified relative to this genomic sequence to represent the inferred CDS: inserted 1 base in 1 codon), producing MLGRLLGHSAGLWQRVALLVLCPTRSASSRAENAQDMALQMAYPGKEAFRNERRPTSFDRKVLVWSGRLKKEEDIPRHISSEVLDTARNIARIKVCYVMIALTVLGCVAMIITGKEAVKNHQTLLRVNXRKKAKWRAAVEKGQEAAVGKSQ from the exons ATGCTggggaggctgctggggcacagcgCTGGGCTGTGGCAGCGGGTGGCTCTGCTGGTCCTGTGCCCCACCAGAAGTGctagcagcagagcagagaatgCCCAGGACATGGCTTTGCAGATGGCTTATCCAG GTAAAGAAGCTTTCAGGAATGAGAGAAGGCCTACAAGTTTTGATAGAAAGGTGCTAGTATGGTCAGGACGCTTGAAAAAGGAGGAGGACATTCCCAGGCACATATC GTCTGAGGTCCTTGACACCGCAAGGAACATTGCCAGGATTAAGGTTTGCTACGTCATGATTGCACTGactgtgctgggctgtgtggCCATGATCATCACAGGCAAAGAA GCTGTGAAGAACCATCAGACTCTGCTGAGGGTGA GCAGAAAAAAGGCCAAATGGAGGGCTGCAGTGGAGAAAGGTCAGGAGGCAGCTGTCGGGAAGTCACAATGA